From a single Flavobacterium sp. genomic region:
- a CDS encoding T9SS type A sorting domain-containing protein, whose product MKKKYFYTIFILTLLFSFKLQAQESKFSSATKTQEPTIEGLTIYPNPTNSGKIFITTKSSLDKKVEIFNVLGKRVLESVTTSKEVNVSHLEAGVYIIKIKEGEASATRKLIIN is encoded by the coding sequence ATGAAAAAAAAATACTTTTATACTATTTTTATTTTAACTCTTTTGTTCTCTTTCAAGCTGCAAGCACAAGAGAGCAAATTTTCTAGTGCAACAAAAACGCAAGAACCTACTATTGAAGGACTTACTATTTATCCAAACCCAACGAACTCTGGTAAAATTTTTATTACTACTAAATCTTCTTTAGACAAAAAAGTAGAAATTTTTAATGTTTTAGGGAAAAGGGTTCTTGAATCAGTTACTACCTCAAAAGAAGTAAATGTAAGTCATTTAGAAGCCGGTGTTTACATCATTAAAATTAAAGAAGGAGAAGCTTCTGCTACTAGAAAACTAATTATCAATTAG
- a CDS encoding T9SS type A sorting domain-containing protein, which produces MKKLYTLLLIAVSTLSFGQILSEDFNYADGALLTANGWTAFSGAGTNALDVGTSNGLTYTGYSGTTGITGAVVGNAARLDNTGEDAQKTFTAVTSGSLYYSFLINVTDGTAGYFAGLNTTGSTFGNRLWVKPSTTVGKVNFGMSNTGTGTYGTTDFDINTTYLIIVKYDVTASGAASMWVKQAGVPANEIGAGTPEVTTTGSGSATISGFFLRQPATAQNITIDGIRIYSTWFGATPCALALAAETTTCDAITLNIDTYSVSIPFTGGGTGSYTLVASTGTVGGDNPSTTATGTITISNIPEGTNVTLSVTGACTLSKTITSPECKPINTLPLNESFPYTVGNSLNAEQKWTIVNTGDNILIEAGNLSYTGITPSGNSVSFIGTGAESRTPFTDTTSGTIYASFLAKVTDISGITVDLTSNYSALFTTNSGVSTNARVWMRKNGTQYQYGLGTAASPTDWDTNLYDTNTTQYLVLGYNFTTNSLSLFVNPTIGGSNVAPTVSVTMAAPLTSISGFMLRQEAANTTPGMTIDELTIDTTPNFTLSSSSFDNINGLTMYPNPVSGGTLNFTSAANAAMSVQIFDLLGKEVLKSNVVNNTVNVAKLTAGVYVIKITEEGKTATRKLVIK; this is translated from the coding sequence ATGAAAAAACTTTACACTTTATTATTAATAGCAGTAAGTACTTTGTCTTTTGGGCAGATACTTTCTGAAGATTTTAATTACGCAGACGGCGCTCTTCTTACAGCAAACGGATGGACTGCTTTTAGTGGAGCAGGTACCAATGCTTTAGATGTTGGTACATCAAACGGTTTAACTTATACTGGATACTCAGGCACCACTGGTATAACTGGCGCAGTTGTTGGAAACGCTGCAAGATTAGATAATACTGGAGAAGATGCCCAAAAAACATTCACTGCAGTAACATCAGGAAGTTTATACTATTCATTTCTAATTAATGTTACAGATGGAACAGCAGGATACTTTGCTGGTTTAAATACAACAGGTAGTACTTTTGGAAATAGACTTTGGGTTAAACCATCAACTACAGTTGGAAAAGTAAACTTTGGAATGTCAAATACTGGAACAGGAACCTATGGCACTACAGATTTTGATATTAATACTACCTATTTAATTATTGTTAAATATGATGTTACAGCCTCAGGTGCAGCTAGTATGTGGGTAAAACAAGCAGGTGTTCCTGCTAATGAAATTGGCGCAGGCACACCAGAAGTTACAACAACTGGTTCAGGTTCTGCTACAATATCTGGTTTCTTTTTAAGACAACCTGCAACAGCACAAAACATTACAATTGACGGTATCAGAATTTATTCTACTTGGTTTGGCGCTACACCTTGTGCCTTAGCATTAGCAGCAGAAACAACAACTTGTGATGCTATTACATTAAACATTGATACCTATAGTGTTTCTATCCCATTTACAGGTGGAGGTACAGGATCTTATACTTTAGTAGCTTCAACTGGGACAGTTGGTGGTGATAATCCATCTACCACAGCTACTGGAACTATCACAATTAGTAATATTCCAGAAGGAACAAATGTAACATTATCTGTTACTGGAGCTTGTACACTATCTAAAACTATTACATCACCAGAATGTAAACCTATAAATACTTTACCATTGAACGAATCTTTTCCATATACTGTAGGAAATTCTTTAAATGCTGAACAAAAATGGACTATTGTTAATACAGGTGATAATATTTTAATTGAAGCTGGAAATTTATCTTACACAGGTATTACTCCTTCTGGAAATTCTGTGTCATTTATTGGAACAGGAGCTGAATCTAGAACTCCGTTTACAGACACAACAAGTGGAACAATTTACGCTTCATTTTTAGCAAAAGTAACTGATATTTCTGGAATCACTGTTGACTTAACTAGTAACTATTCTGCTTTATTTACAACTAATTCAGGTGTTTCTACAAATGCAAGAGTTTGGATGAGAAAAAATGGAACGCAATACCAATATGGACTTGGAACAGCTGCTTCACCAACTGATTGGGATACTAATTTATATGATACAAATACTACGCAGTATTTAGTATTAGGTTATAATTTTACTACTAATTCATTGTCGTTATTTGTTAATCCAACAATAGGCGGTTCAAATGTTGCTCCAACAGTTAGTGTTACCATGGCTGCTCCATTAACAAGTATAAGTGGATTTATGTTAAGACAAGAAGCTGCAAATACTACACCAGGTATGACAATTGACGAATTAACAATCGACACAACTCCAAACTTTACTTTATCTTCATCATCATTTGACAACATCAATGGTTTAACAATGTATCCAAACCCAGTATCTGGAGGCACATTAAACTTTACTTCTGCAGCTAATGCAGCTATGTCTGTTCAAATATTTGATTTATTAGGCAAAGAAGTTTTAAAATCTAATGTAGTAAACAACACTGTAAACGTGGCTAAATTAACAGCTGGTGTTTATGTAATTAAAATTACAGAAGAAGGTAAAACAGCTACTAGAAAATTAGTTATTAAGTAA
- a CDS encoding acyl transferase, with the protein MISQEDIFQINSKKEFEKITLKVFRHQYDTNLVYQQFCNFLKKDKNNVKSITEIPFLPIQFFKSHNVLSSSETIQQTFTSSGTTRMQTSKHLVTDVSWYEMSYRLGFSEFYGNIEDYCVLALLPSYLERDGSSLIYMVEDLIQSSNHEDSGFYLNNYDELISKLIELDNLGQNVILIGVTYALLDLIEKQKFKLKNTIIMETGGMKGKRKEMIREELHTILREGFGVSKIHSEYGMTELLSQAYSLGDGVFECPPWMQILIRDTEDALTCVSEGKTGGINVIDLANINSCSFIATQDLGKKNPNHSFEVLGRFDHSDIRGCNLMVI; encoded by the coding sequence ATGATTTCACAAGAAGATATTTTCCAAATTAACTCGAAAAAAGAATTTGAAAAAATTACTTTAAAAGTATTTCGTCATCAGTACGATACTAATTTGGTGTACCAACAATTTTGTAACTTCTTGAAGAAAGACAAAAACAATGTGAAATCAATAACTGAAATTCCATTTTTACCCATTCAGTTTTTTAAAAGTCATAACGTTTTAAGTTCTTCTGAAACAATTCAGCAAACGTTTACAAGTAGCGGCACCACCCGAATGCAAACCAGTAAACATTTAGTTACCGATGTAAGTTGGTACGAAATGAGTTACCGTTTAGGCTTTTCAGAATTCTATGGAAACATTGAAGATTATTGTGTTTTAGCCTTACTTCCCTCCTATTTAGAGCGCGATGGTTCTTCGTTGATATATATGGTAGAAGATTTAATTCAAAGTAGTAATCACGAAGATTCTGGATTTTATTTAAACAACTACGATGAATTAATTTCTAAATTGATTGAATTGGATAATTTAGGTCAGAATGTGATTTTAATTGGAGTTACATATGCTTTGTTAGATTTAATTGAGAAGCAAAAATTCAAATTAAAAAACACTATCATCATGGAAACGGGTGGTATGAAAGGCAAACGAAAAGAAATGATTCGTGAAGAATTACACACTATTTTACGCGAAGGATTTGGCGTTTCTAAAATCCATTCCGAATATGGCATGACGGAATTACTTTCGCAAGCGTATTCTCTTGGCGATGGCGTTTTTGAATGTCCGCCATGGATGCAAATTCTAATTCGTGATACGGAAGATGCACTAACATGCGTTTCCGAAGGAAAAACGGGCGGAATTAACGTGATTGATTTAGCTAATATCAATTCGTGCTCCTTTATTGCTACGCAAGATTTGGGCAAAAAAAATCCCAACCATTCGTTTGAAGTGTTGGGACGTTTTGATCATTCTGATATTCGTGGTTGTAATTTGATGGTTATTTAA
- the tyrS gene encoding tyrosine--tRNA ligase, with protein MKNLVEELRWRGLFHDMMPGTEEQLLKEATTAYIGFDPTADSLHIGSLVQIILLMHLRKSGHKAIALVGGATGMIGDPSGKSNERNLLDEATLNHNVEGIKRVLSRFLDFDEKDENAPILVNNYDWMKDFSFIDFARDIGKRITVNYMMSKDSVKKRLSGEEGAEGMSFTEFTYQLIQGYDFYHLNKHHNCLLQMGGSDQWGNITTGTELVRRMNVGNEEKSKAFALTTPLITKADGSKFGKSEGGNVWLDADKTSVYKFYQFWLNSTDVDAEKYIKIFTFLDKETIEKLIAEHNEAPHLRALQKRLAEEITVMVHSAADLENAIAASNAFFSPSMDELKKLDEKTFLEVFDGVPQAEISMEDLNAGIDMIAALAAKTNFLASNSDARRELKQNSISLNKEKVGEDKIITKEDLINNQFLLLQKGKKNYYVIKVK; from the coding sequence ATGAAGAATTTAGTAGAAGAATTACGTTGGAGAGGTTTGTTTCATGATATGATGCCTGGAACAGAAGAGCAATTACTAAAAGAAGCTACTACAGCTTATATTGGTTTTGATCCAACGGCAGACTCTTTACATATTGGAAGTTTAGTGCAAATTATTTTATTAATGCACTTGAGAAAATCGGGCCATAAAGCCATTGCGCTTGTGGGTGGAGCAACTGGAATGATTGGTGATCCTTCTGGAAAATCTAATGAAAGAAATTTGTTAGATGAAGCTACTTTGAATCATAATGTAGAGGGAATTAAGAGAGTTTTATCTCGCTTTTTAGATTTTGATGAGAAAGATGAAAATGCACCAATTCTAGTAAATAATTACGATTGGATGAAAGATTTTTCATTCATTGATTTTGCACGTGATATTGGAAAACGTATTACCGTTAACTACATGATGTCTAAAGATTCTGTAAAAAAGCGTTTAAGCGGAGAAGAAGGGGCTGAAGGAATGAGTTTTACCGAATTTACCTATCAATTAATTCAGGGCTACGATTTTTATCATTTGAATAAACACCATAATTGTTTACTTCAAATGGGTGGAAGTGACCAATGGGGTAACATTACTACGGGTACAGAATTGGTAAGAAGAATGAATGTTGGTAACGAGGAGAAATCAAAAGCATTCGCGTTAACAACCCCATTAATTACAAAAGCTGACGGTTCTAAATTTGGTAAATCGGAAGGTGGTAATGTTTGGTTAGATGCTGACAAAACTTCGGTTTATAAATTTTATCAATTTTGGTTAAATTCTACTGATGTAGATGCTGAAAAGTATATTAAAATTTTCACGTTCCTAGATAAAGAAACGATTGAAAAATTAATTGCTGAACACAACGAAGCGCCTCATTTAAGAGCATTACAAAAACGTTTGGCAGAAGAAATTACGGTTATGGTACATTCTGCAGCAGATTTAGAAAATGCAATTGCTGCTTCAAATGCTTTTTTTAGTCCGTCAATGGATGAGTTGAAAAAGTTAGATGAAAAAACGTTTTTAGAAGTGTTTGATGGTGTTCCTCAAGCAGAAATTTCGATGGAAGATTTGAACGCAGGTATAGATATGATTGCCGCATTAGCAGCAAAAACAAATTTCTTAGCTTCTAATAGTGATGCGCGTAGAGAATTGAAACAAAACTCGATTTCTTTGAATAAAGAGAAAGTAGGAGAAGATAAAATCATCACGAAAGAAGATTTAATCAACAATCAATTCTTATTATTACAAAAAGGAAAGAAAAATTATTATGTAATTAAGGTTAAATAA
- a CDS encoding NAD-dependent epimerase/dehydratase family protein, translating into MILVTGATGLVGSHLLVQLLQENEAVKALFRSEKQIEKTKNVFSFHNQLELFDKINWVKGDITDIPSLEIAFEKVTHVYHCAALISFDPRDEDELRKINIEGTANIVNCCIDFGIKKLCHVSSIAALGNPKEHETTITEETEWNPEELHSDYAITKYGAEMEVFRGHQEGLEVVIVNPGVIFGYGFPKRGSDVIIQSVRRGTSFYTKGFVGIVFVDDVTKCMMQLMKSDINGERFTLVGENIEVKKLLKFIAKEINVKSPSINATKSMTSIAWRLDWLISKIANRKRKITRNTAAALHETLIYDTSKIKSEFEFEFQEKEEYLKTILKH; encoded by the coding sequence ATGATTTTAGTCACAGGAGCAACAGGTTTAGTAGGTTCGCATTTGTTAGTGCAACTTCTTCAAGAAAATGAGGCAGTAAAAGCGCTATTTCGTTCTGAAAAACAAATTGAAAAGACAAAGAATGTATTTTCTTTTCATAATCAATTAGAGCTTTTTGATAAAATTAATTGGGTAAAAGGTGATATTACCGATATTCCGTCGTTAGAAATTGCTTTTGAAAAGGTTACACATGTATATCATTGCGCTGCTTTGATTTCGTTTGATCCTAGGGACGAAGACGAGCTTAGAAAAATCAATATTGAAGGAACTGCCAACATTGTAAATTGTTGCATTGATTTTGGCATCAAAAAACTTTGTCATGTAAGTTCGATTGCCGCTTTAGGAAACCCAAAAGAACACGAAACTACTATCACAGAAGAAACCGAATGGAATCCTGAAGAATTGCATAGTGATTACGCCATTACGAAATATGGTGCCGAAATGGAAGTATTTCGCGGCCATCAAGAAGGCTTAGAAGTGGTAATTGTGAATCCGGGTGTGATTTTTGGTTACGGTTTTCCAAAAAGAGGTAGCGATGTAATTATTCAATCTGTTAGGAGAGGAACTTCATTTTACACTAAGGGCTTTGTTGGAATTGTTTTTGTAGATGACGTAACCAAATGCATGATGCAACTTATGAAAAGTGACATCAATGGAGAACGTTTTACACTTGTTGGTGAAAATATAGAAGTTAAAAAACTGCTTAAATTTATTGCTAAAGAAATAAACGTAAAAAGTCCTTCTATAAATGCCACGAAGTCAATGACATCAATTGCTTGGCGATTAGATTGGTTAATTTCAAAAATTGCGAATCGCAAAAGGAAAATAACTCGAAATACAGCTGCCGCATTGCATGAAACTTTAATTTACGATACTTCAAAAATTAAATCGGAATTCGAATTTGAATTTCAAGAAAAAGAAGAGTATTTAAAAACTATTCTGAAACACTAA
- a CDS encoding DUF4296 domain-containing protein: MKPLLFLFVSLLLFSCSKNPAPKPENLLDEEVMVDIIFDIAILQAADGNMPYKLAEANINANQYVFKKYKIDSITYSQNQRYYASDSRKYKKIYKKVIERLDLEQKKMNDTTKATNASDDVKKSFSVSE; encoded by the coding sequence ATGAAACCACTGCTATTTTTATTTGTAAGCTTATTGTTGTTTTCTTGTTCTAAGAATCCAGCACCCAAACCCGAAAATTTATTGGATGAGGAAGTAATGGTTGATATTATTTTTGATATTGCAATTTTACAAGCAGCGGATGGTAATATGCCTTATAAATTAGCAGAGGCGAATATTAATGCTAATCAGTATGTTTTTAAAAAGTATAAAATTGACAGTATAACCTACAGTCAAAATCAACGCTATTATGCTTCAGATTCAAGAAAATATAAAAAAATCTATAAAAAAGTAATTGAAAGATTAGATTTAGAACAAAAGAAAATGAATGATACAACTAAAGCAACAAATGCATCAGATGATGTAAAAAAAAGCTTTAGTGTTTCAGAATAG
- a CDS encoding dihydroorotase codes for MSANTYLIRNAKIVNEGVVFDGDILIENEFIKEIAEKISVKSSDCVIIDAEGSYVIPGAIDDQVHFREPGLTHKGTIESESKAAVAGGITSFIEQPNTVPNAVTQELLEDKYQIAAKTSYANYSFMMGGTNDNLEEILKTNPRNVAGLKLFLGSSTGDMLVDSSASLEKIFTSTKLLIAVHSEDETIVKNNLAKFKEVFGEDIPVDKHPEIRSVEACYVSTERIIALAKKTGARLHVFHISTAKELDLFTNKIPLEQKQITAEVCIHHLWFTDADYEIKGSLIKWNPAVKSQADKDALWKALLDDRIDVIATDHAPHTLEEKSNPYLTCPSGGPLVQHAVVAMFEAHHQGKISVEKIVEKMCHNPAKIFQIEKRGFIREGYYADIAIVNAYLPWNVKKENIIAKCGWSPFEGYNFKSRVTHTFVNGKLVYQNGKVKDTKVGQRLLFERNL; via the coding sequence ATGAGTGCCAATACATATTTAATTAGAAATGCCAAAATTGTAAATGAGGGTGTTGTTTTTGATGGGGATATATTAATTGAAAATGAATTCATTAAAGAAATTGCAGAAAAAATTAGTGTAAAATCATCTGACTGTGTTATTATTGATGCCGAAGGAAGTTATGTAATTCCTGGCGCTATTGATGACCAAGTGCATTTTAGAGAACCTGGTCTTACTCATAAAGGAACTATCGAATCTGAAAGTAAAGCTGCTGTAGCTGGTGGAATAACTTCGTTTATTGAGCAACCAAATACAGTTCCTAATGCTGTTACGCAAGAACTTTTAGAAGATAAATATCAAATTGCCGCTAAAACATCGTATGCGAATTATTCATTTATGATGGGAGGTACTAATGATAATTTAGAAGAAATATTAAAGACAAATCCTAGAAATGTAGCTGGATTAAAACTTTTTTTAGGATCGTCTACTGGCGATATGCTTGTTGATAGTTCAGCTTCATTAGAAAAGATATTTACAAGTACTAAGTTGTTAATTGCTGTTCACAGCGAAGATGAAACTATAGTTAAAAATAATTTAGCAAAGTTTAAAGAAGTTTTTGGGGAAGATATTCCAGTTGATAAACACCCAGAAATACGTAGTGTTGAAGCTTGTTATGTGTCTACAGAAAGAATAATTGCTTTAGCAAAAAAAACAGGAGCTAGACTTCATGTATTCCATATATCTACAGCAAAAGAATTAGATTTATTTACCAATAAAATTCCATTAGAACAAAAGCAAATTACAGCGGAAGTATGTATTCATCATTTATGGTTTACAGATGCTGATTATGAAATAAAAGGCTCCTTGATTAAATGGAATCCAGCTGTAAAATCTCAAGCAGATAAAGATGCATTATGGAAAGCTTTATTAGATGATAGAATTGATGTAATAGCAACAGATCATGCACCTCATACGCTTGAAGAAAAAAGCAATCCATATTTAACCTGTCCTTCTGGTGGTCCTTTAGTTCAACATGCTGTTGTAGCTATGTTTGAAGCGCATCATCAAGGAAAAATTTCGGTAGAAAAGATTGTTGAAAAAATGTGTCACAATCCAGCTAAAATTTTTCAAATTGAAAAAAGAGGATTCATTCGAGAAGGTTATTATGCTGATATAGCAATTGTAAATGCATATTTACCGTGGAATGTTAAAAAAGAAAATATTATTGCAAAATGTGGCTGGTCTCCGTTTGAGGGATATAACTTTAAATCGCGCGTGACACATACTTTTGTAAATGGGAAATTAGTTTATCAAAATGGTAAAGTAAAAGACACTAAAGTAGGCCAACGATTATTATTTGAAAGAAATTTATAA
- a CDS encoding polyprenol monophosphomannose synthase has protein sequence MAQGIVIIPTFNEIENIEAIIKAVFALKTPFDVLIVDDNSPDGTAAKVKEMQQKFPSQLHLKIRMKKSGLGTAYVAGFKWALSHEYDYIFEMDADFSHNPNDLEKLLAACENGADVAIGSRYSNGVNVVNWPLSRVLLSYFASVYVRMITGMKIADATAGFKCYRRTVLEKINLDKIKFVGYAFQIEMKYRAFVNKFIIVEVPIIFTDRTKGQSKMSGGIIREAVVGVIMLRLRKIFNRL, from the coding sequence ATGGCTCAGGGTATTGTTATAATTCCAACTTTTAACGAAATTGAAAATATTGAAGCGATTATAAAAGCAGTTTTTGCTTTAAAAACGCCTTTTGATGTTTTAATAGTGGATGATAATTCTCCTGACGGAACGGCAGCAAAAGTAAAAGAGATGCAGCAAAAATTTCCTTCGCAGTTGCATTTGAAGATTCGAATGAAAAAATCAGGATTAGGAACGGCATACGTAGCAGGTTTTAAATGGGCGCTTTCTCATGAATATGATTATATCTTTGAAATGGATGCCGATTTTTCACACAATCCGAATGATTTGGAAAAGTTGTTAGCAGCTTGTGAAAATGGTGCGGATGTTGCTATCGGTTCTCGATATTCAAATGGCGTCAATGTTGTAAACTGGCCTTTAAGTCGAGTTCTGTTATCTTATTTTGCTTCAGTTTATGTGAGAATGATAACTGGAATGAAAATTGCGGATGCAACAGCAGGTTTTAAATGTTACAGAAGAACTGTATTAGAAAAAATTAATCTAGATAAAATAAAATTTGTGGGGTATGCGTTTCAAATAGAAATGAAATATCGTGCCTTTGTAAATAAATTCATTATTGTTGAGGTTCCTATCATTTTTACAGATAGAACAAAAGGACAATCAAAAATGAGCGGTGGAATTATTCGTGAAGCCGTTGTTGGAGTAATAATGTTGAGACTACGTAAAATATTTAATAGATTATAA
- a CDS encoding DUF4271 domain-containing protein has translation MLAIQLHDRIIESKDWATILFMVCLAIIAVNKTISSVRFNEFVRLAYSDKYTKIYRDSSNLMSGFTISMFVLQLISFSFFTLLVLNQFNKAEKTDLIVYIQILTFLSVFILSKYLIEKIISTAFKIEEFSEQFNLLKVNYRAYFGFILLPVNIILYYNSLNSNWFFWALLITLISINIITYLVVLKLYQNLLLRKIFYFILYLCTLEIAPYYFIYNWFTKN, from the coding sequence ATGTTAGCAATTCAATTACACGACCGAATTATTGAAAGCAAAGATTGGGCCACCATTTTGTTTATGGTTTGCTTGGCTATCATTGCAGTTAACAAAACCATATCTTCAGTACGTTTTAACGAATTTGTTCGCTTGGCTTATTCCGATAAATACACAAAAATTTACAGAGACAGTAGTAATCTAATGAGTGGGTTTACCATTTCAATGTTTGTCTTGCAATTGATTTCATTTTCTTTTTTCACTTTGTTGGTATTGAACCAATTTAATAAAGCTGAAAAAACAGACTTAATTGTTTACATCCAAATCTTAACATTTTTAAGTGTTTTTATTCTTTCTAAATATTTAATAGAAAAAATAATTTCAACTGCCTTCAAAATTGAAGAATTTAGTGAACAATTCAATTTACTTAAGGTGAATTATAGAGCATATTTTGGATTTATTTTGTTACCTGTGAATATCATTTTGTATTATAATTCTTTAAATTCAAACTGGTTCTTTTGGGCTTTATTAATTACCTTAATCAGCATAAACATAATTACTTACTTAGTTGTTTTGAAATTGTATCAAAATTTATTATTACGTAAAATATTTTATTTTATTTTATATCTTTGCACCCTTGAAATAGCACCTTACTATTTCATTTATAATTGGTTTACAAAAAATTAG
- a CDS encoding uroporphyrinogen-III synthase yields the protein MKVKTILVSQPEPKVENSPYFELQNKLKVKIDFRPFIHVEGVSAKEVRAQKIDLNNFTAIILTSRNSVDHFFRVAEEMRYKIPEDLKYFCQSEAVAFYLQRYVVYRKRKIYVGQKDFVDMSTLIKKYKDEKFLLPSSDQLNADIPQTLDGLKVDWTQGTFYKTVMSDLTDLKDVYYDILAFFSPTGIKSLFKNFPNFQQNNTRIAVFGSTTQKEALEHGLRIDIMAPSPGTPSMTGALEKYVAEANKGK from the coding sequence TTGAAAGTGAAAACAATATTAGTTTCACAACCAGAACCTAAAGTAGAAAATTCTCCTTATTTTGAGCTTCAAAATAAATTGAAAGTTAAAATTGACTTCCGCCCTTTTATTCACGTAGAAGGAGTTTCTGCCAAAGAAGTTCGCGCCCAAAAAATTGATTTAAACAACTTCACTGCTATTATATTAACAAGTCGCAATTCAGTTGACCACTTTTTTAGAGTGGCGGAAGAAATGCGTTATAAAATACCTGAAGATTTAAAATATTTTTGCCAATCTGAAGCAGTAGCTTTCTATTTACAACGGTATGTAGTATATAGAAAAAGAAAAATATATGTTGGCCAGAAAGATTTTGTTGACATGTCAACTTTGATAAAAAAGTATAAAGATGAAAAATTCTTATTACCTTCTTCAGACCAATTAAACGCTGACATTCCTCAAACACTTGACGGATTAAAAGTAGATTGGACGCAAGGAACATTTTACAAAACCGTAATGAGTGATTTAACGGATTTAAAAGATGTATATTACGATATTTTAGCGTTTTTTAGCCCTACAGGGATTAAATCCTTGTTTAAAAACTTCCCTAATTTTCAACAAAACAATACGCGTATTGCAGTTTTTGGAAGTACCACTCAAAAAGAAGCTTTAGAACATGGTTTACGAATAGATATTATGGCACCTAGCCCAGGAACTCCCTCTATGACTGGAGCTTTAGAAAAATACGTAGCAGAAGCTAACAAAGGAAAATAA